In Exiguobacterium sibiricum 7-3, a genomic segment contains:
- the recG gene encoding ATP-dependent DNA helicase RecG produces MNPSNKVTALKGVGRDLARKLEEMDMLTIADVLEHVPFRYDDFVTGSLTEAIHEDKVKFTGQVQSEALVRYYGKGKNRLTFRLLVEDRYSVTVTMFNRAFYKDQLKLGEEVTVSGKWDLHRMTISATELQFGAIEGELTPVYSLKGDMRMKTFRRVVELAFAESETLEERIPDNIRKTYRLLDRMTMLRRLHFPTTRQDLTTARRSYVYEECLYFQLKLQTLRLGKRKGQGLALPLFQEDIDQFIATLPFPLTGAQQRVTEEILADMHRSERMNRLLQGDVGSGKTVVAAIALFTAVRADKQGALMVPTEILAEQHASSLAPLLEPFGIKVGLLTSSVKGKNRLLLLEALRQGEIDVLVGTHALIQDTVVFKDLHLVITDEQHRFGVEQRKRLRAKADQADVLYMTATPIPRTLAISVFGDMDVSIIDEMPAGRKEIETYWAKPEQMERVFGFVEKELLLGHQAYIITPLIEESESLDVQNAIELHLLLTERFSAQRVGLMHGRLSSSEKDDVMQAFKENQVQVLVSTTVVEVGVNVPNASIIVIYDAERFGLAQLHQLRGRVGRGAAQSFCILIADPSSDTGKERIKTMTETNDGFKLAEKDLELRGAGNFFGTEQSGLPRFVLTDPALDIQVMETARNDAVRLLRSDAFWQHPEYAVLRQYIEQQGLLDGERIE; encoded by the coding sequence ATGAATCCATCAAATAAAGTAACTGCATTAAAAGGAGTCGGGCGGGATTTAGCCCGTAAACTTGAAGAAATGGATATGCTGACGATTGCGGACGTGCTTGAGCACGTCCCGTTTCGTTATGACGATTTTGTAACCGGCAGTCTGACAGAGGCCATCCATGAAGACAAGGTGAAATTCACGGGACAGGTCCAATCAGAAGCGCTTGTCCGTTATTACGGAAAAGGAAAAAACCGGTTGACGTTCCGGCTGCTTGTCGAAGACCGTTACAGCGTTACCGTGACGATGTTCAACCGTGCCTTTTACAAAGATCAGTTGAAACTCGGCGAAGAAGTGACGGTCAGTGGAAAATGGGACTTACACCGGATGACGATTTCGGCAACGGAATTACAATTCGGAGCGATTGAAGGGGAATTGACACCGGTCTATTCGCTAAAAGGAGATATGCGGATGAAGACATTCCGGCGGGTCGTTGAACTGGCTTTTGCCGAAAGTGAAACACTCGAAGAACGCATTCCGGATAACATTCGCAAAACGTACCGATTACTGGATCGCATGACGATGTTGCGCCGGTTACATTTTCCGACGACCCGTCAAGACTTGACGACTGCCCGAAGAAGTTATGTGTATGAAGAATGTCTATATTTCCAACTGAAGTTGCAGACGTTACGTCTTGGGAAACGAAAGGGACAAGGTCTTGCTCTTCCGTTATTTCAGGAAGACATCGATCAATTCATCGCGACGTTACCTTTCCCGCTCACGGGAGCACAACAACGAGTGACAGAAGAAATCTTAGCCGACATGCATCGATCGGAACGGATGAATCGGCTTCTCCAAGGGGACGTCGGAAGCGGGAAAACGGTCGTGGCCGCCATTGCTCTTTTTACTGCCGTCCGTGCCGATAAACAGGGTGCATTGATGGTGCCGACAGAGATTTTAGCGGAACAGCATGCCTCATCACTTGCCCCACTACTTGAGCCGTTCGGGATCAAAGTCGGATTATTGACGAGTTCCGTCAAAGGGAAAAACCGATTGCTCCTACTGGAAGCATTACGGCAAGGTGAAATTGATGTGTTGGTCGGGACCCATGCCTTGATTCAAGATACAGTCGTCTTTAAGGATCTTCATCTTGTCATTACGGATGAACAGCACCGGTTTGGTGTCGAACAACGAAAACGCCTCCGGGCGAAAGCAGATCAGGCAGATGTTCTTTATATGACGGCAACACCGATTCCACGGACACTAGCGATTTCCGTGTTTGGCGATATGGATGTCTCAATCATTGACGAGATGCCGGCAGGAAGAAAAGAAATTGAAACTTATTGGGCAAAACCGGAACAAATGGAACGTGTCTTCGGATTTGTCGAAAAAGAGTTACTGCTCGGTCATCAAGCGTATATCATCACGCCACTGATTGAGGAATCTGAATCACTTGATGTTCAAAATGCAATCGAACTGCATTTGCTTTTGACAGAACGGTTTTCAGCGCAACGTGTCGGATTGATGCACGGCCGGCTCAGTTCGTCAGAAAAAGACGACGTCATGCAGGCTTTTAAGGAAAATCAAGTACAAGTCCTGGTCTCGACAACCGTCGTCGAAGTCGGTGTCAACGTTCCGAATGCCTCGATCATCGTCATTTACGACGCGGAACGGTTTGGTTTAGCACAATTGCACCAGTTACGTGGTCGGGTCGGGCGGGGAGCTGCCCAATCATTTTGTATCCTGATTGCCGATCCGTCTTCCGACACAGGAAAAGAACGGATTAAAACGATGACAGAGACAAACGACGGATTTAAGTTAGCTGAAAAAGATTTGGAATTACGAGGGGCCGGGAACTTCTTCGGAACCGAGCAAAGCGGGTTGCCCCGATTCGTGCTGACAGATCCGGCACTCGATATCCAAGTGATGGAGACTGCACGAAACGACGCAGTTCGCCTGTTACGTTCTGATGCCTTTTGGCAACATCCGGAGTACGCGGTTTTACGGCAATACATCGAACAGCAGGGACTGCTGGACGGAGAAAGAATCGAATAA
- the fapR gene encoding transcription factor FapR, with product MRVPKKERQTELQHTIEQNPFITDEALATHFNVSIQTIRLDRMEMKIPELRERIKHVATERLDDVRTLTENEVIGDMIDLKLDTSAISILEILPEHAFSRNAIARGHILFAQANSLAIALIDDELALTTKANVQFTRSVHVGERVVAKAFVSSHRQDGRSDINVESFVGDECVFIGEFTVYRSSKEESK from the coding sequence ATGCGGGTACCTAAAAAAGAGCGACAAACTGAATTACAGCATACAATTGAACAAAATCCGTTCATTACGGACGAAGCACTAGCAACTCATTTCAACGTCAGTATCCAAACGATTCGTCTGGACCGGATGGAGATGAAGATTCCGGAATTACGTGAACGAATTAAACACGTCGCGACGGAACGGTTGGATGATGTGCGTACATTGACTGAAAATGAAGTCATTGGTGATATGATTGACCTGAAACTGGATACATCGGCGATTTCGATTTTAGAAATCCTTCCGGAACACGCGTTCAGCCGAAATGCGATTGCCCGCGGACATATTTTGTTTGCTCAAGCCAATTCATTGGCAATCGCCTTGATTGATGATGAACTGGCCTTGACGACGAAAGCCAATGTCCAGTTCACACGGTCCGTTCATGTTGGTGAACGTGTCGTGGCGAAAGCATTCGTCAGCTCGCATCGACAAGATGGACGATCGGACATCAATGTCGAGAGTTTTGTCGGCGACGAGTGTGTGTTCATCGGTGAATTCACGGTGTATCGAAGTAGTAAGGAGGAATCAAAATGA
- the plsX gene encoding phosphate acyltransferase PlsX, translated as MILAVDAMGGDHAPRAIVEGVVQFLAERPTEQIEIRLVGDELKLRSYDIKDPRVKIVHAASVITGEDEPVRAIRRKKDSSLVVAANLVKSKEADALISAGNTGALMTAGLFVIGRIEGIDRPALAPTFPTRNGKGVVILDVGANPDAKAEHLLDYAIMGSVYAEQVRGIKQPKVALLNIGSEAGKGNALTKETYPLLETAPIHFVGNVEAREAMSGEVDVIVTEGFAGNTLLKSTEGAASMIMGVMKEQFMSSFSSKIAALILKPKLKKMKQLLAYEEYGGAGLFGIAAPVIKAHGSSNAYAFSRALAQAEQMVEQQVVTKIIEAKTTKEI; from the coding sequence ATGATTTTAGCAGTAGACGCAATGGGAGGAGATCATGCTCCACGCGCCATCGTAGAAGGAGTCGTTCAATTTTTAGCGGAACGTCCAACGGAACAGATTGAAATTCGGTTGGTTGGCGATGAATTAAAGTTACGTTCGTATGACATCAAGGATCCACGTGTGAAAATCGTTCATGCCGCATCCGTCATTACCGGAGAAGACGAACCGGTCCGCGCAATCCGTCGCAAGAAAGATAGCTCACTCGTGGTGGCTGCAAACCTGGTGAAATCAAAAGAGGCAGATGCTTTGATTTCAGCAGGCAACACGGGTGCACTCATGACAGCCGGATTGTTTGTGATCGGTCGGATCGAAGGAATTGACCGTCCGGCATTAGCGCCGACTTTCCCGACACGAAATGGAAAAGGGGTCGTCATCTTAGATGTCGGTGCCAATCCAGATGCAAAAGCAGAACATCTTTTGGATTATGCGATTATGGGGTCGGTCTACGCAGAACAAGTCAGAGGAATTAAACAGCCGAAAGTGGCATTGCTGAATATCGGATCAGAAGCCGGTAAAGGCAATGCCCTGACGAAAGAGACCTATCCTCTGCTTGAGACCGCTCCCATCCATTTTGTCGGTAACGTTGAGGCGCGAGAAGCGATGAGCGGTGAAGTAGATGTCATCGTAACTGAAGGTTTTGCCGGAAATACGCTGTTAAAGAGTACAGAGGGTGCCGCTAGTATGATCATGGGCGTCATGAAAGAACAATTCATGAGTTCGTTCAGTTCAAAAATTGCGGCCTTGATTCTAAAGCCGAAACTGAAAAAAATGAAACAACTGCTTGCTTATGAAGAATACGGCGGAGCCGGATTGTTCGGGATTGCCGCTCCGGTCATCAAAGCACACGGCTCAAGTAATGCCTATGCATTCAGCCGGGCGTTGGCACAAGCAGAACAGATGGTTGAACAACAGGTAGTCACAAAAATCATCGAGGCAAAGACAACGAAAGAAATCTAA
- the fabD gene encoding ACP S-malonyltransferase, whose protein sequence is MGKTVWMFPGQGSQMPGMGQTLLHHEESRQALMDLGTRIGLDLTDLLTTGTKEDLKPTEIAQPAIVAHSTLLANRYAALGHRPDFVLGHSVGEYSALVAASVLTASEAVYLVRERGNLMNQVTGGTMAAVIGLNDVEAAHHAVESIAATGEIVQIANYNCPGQFVISGQVAAVETATAKLKELGAKRVLPLDVSGAFHSSLMTPFASRFEDILVSSPFQTAKTKFISNVDSDFHDQPDELIRLLVQQLYSPVRFESCVEKLIEEGADTFIEFGPSSPLSGLVKRIKKDVKIVSITTLEQLEAEAIR, encoded by the coding sequence ATGGGTAAAACGGTTTGGATGTTTCCAGGTCAAGGTTCACAAATGCCAGGAATGGGACAAACGCTTCTACATCATGAAGAGTCACGTCAAGCATTGATGGACCTTGGGACACGGATTGGTCTCGATTTAACGGATTTATTGACGACGGGGACAAAAGAAGATTTGAAGCCGACAGAAATCGCACAACCTGCCATCGTTGCACACAGCACGCTGCTTGCGAATCGTTATGCGGCACTTGGTCATCGACCGGACTTCGTACTCGGACATAGTGTCGGAGAGTACAGTGCACTCGTTGCAGCGTCTGTGTTAACAGCAAGTGAAGCGGTTTACCTCGTTCGTGAACGGGGTAATCTGATGAATCAAGTGACAGGCGGTACGATGGCAGCTGTCATCGGGCTGAACGATGTCGAAGCCGCACATCATGCGGTCGAGTCCATCGCGGCAACAGGAGAGATCGTCCAAATCGCAAACTACAACTGTCCGGGACAATTCGTGATTTCAGGACAAGTTGCAGCTGTCGAGACGGCGACTGCGAAATTAAAAGAGTTGGGTGCGAAACGTGTCCTTCCGCTTGATGTATCGGGAGCGTTCCACTCGTCGTTAATGACTCCGTTCGCCTCACGATTTGAAGATATCTTGGTTTCTTCACCTTTCCAGACGGCGAAAACAAAATTCATCTCGAACGTCGATAGTGATTTTCACGATCAGCCAGATGAATTGATTCGTTTACTGGTTCAACAATTGTATTCACCGGTTCGTTTTGAATCCTGTGTGGAAAAATTGATTGAAGAGGGTGCGGATACATTTATCGAATTCGGTCCGTCGTCACCACTGAGTGGTCTCGTCAAGCGGATTAAAAAAGATGTCAAGATCGTCAGTATCACGACACTTGAACAATTGGAAGCGGAGGCGATTCGTTGA
- the fabG gene encoding 3-oxoacyl-[acyl-carrier-protein] reductase, whose product MNKVALVTGASRGIGAAIAKRLATDGFRIVVNYAGNIAKAEEVVSSIVDAGGEAIAVQADVADAEQVKALLKTTLDTYGQLDCVVNNAGITRDGLLMRMKEADFDAVLNTNLKGAFLVTQAATRPLLKSSGRIINIASVVGITGNPGQANYVAAKAGLIGFTKSVARELASKGVTANAICPGFIETDMTDELTETQRNQTLDQIPLKRFGQTEDIASLVSFIASDNARYITGQTLAVDGGMTM is encoded by the coding sequence TTGAATAAAGTAGCACTCGTAACCGGTGCATCACGCGGAATCGGAGCCGCTATCGCCAAACGATTGGCGACAGACGGATTCCGGATTGTCGTGAACTACGCCGGGAATATAGCAAAAGCAGAAGAAGTCGTATCGTCTATCGTCGATGCGGGTGGTGAAGCCATCGCCGTCCAAGCAGACGTTGCAGACGCCGAACAAGTGAAAGCATTGCTGAAGACGACACTGGATACGTACGGTCAGCTGGATTGCGTCGTCAACAATGCCGGTATCACGCGGGACGGTCTGTTGATGCGAATGAAAGAAGCAGATTTTGACGCCGTTCTGAACACGAACTTAAAAGGTGCGTTTCTTGTGACGCAAGCGGCGACGCGTCCCTTGTTGAAATCGAGCGGCCGCATCATCAATATCGCTTCCGTCGTCGGGATCACCGGTAATCCGGGTCAAGCCAACTATGTGGCGGCAAAAGCCGGTCTGATCGGATTTACGAAGTCGGTCGCCCGTGAACTGGCGAGCAAAGGCGTTACGGCAAATGCGATCTGTCCTGGTTTCATTGAAACCGATATGACGGATGAATTGACAGAAACACAACGCAATCAGACACTCGACCAAATTCCGTTAAAACGATTTGGTCAGACGGAAGATATCGCGTCGCTCGTCAGTTTTATCGCGTCAGACAATGCCCGTTACATCACTGGTCAAACTTTGGCAGTCGATGGCGGCATGACAATGTAA
- the acpP gene encoding acyl carrier protein, translated as MTKEQILVDVQEAIAEKLGKEQSEITLDKSFKDDLGADSLEVMELVMDLEDKFEITIEDDQAENLKTVGDVVSYIETQV; from the coding sequence ATGACAAAAGAACAAATTTTAGTAGACGTGCAAGAAGCAATCGCAGAGAAGTTAGGCAAAGAACAGAGTGAAATCACACTCGACAAATCGTTTAAAGACGATCTCGGAGCAGATTCACTTGAAGTCATGGAACTCGTTATGGATCTCGAAGACAAATTCGAAATCACAATCGAAGATGACCAAGCAGAAAACCTAAAAACAGTCGGCGATGTCGTCAGCTACATCGAAACACAAGTCTAA
- the rnc gene encoding ribonuclease III, with protein sequence MTNQKGRRVRKGPYVKRRKDSRALAQIEQKFSQLQERLDIHFANVELLKQAFTHSSFVNEQRESDGDNERLEFLGDAVLELTVSRYLFQHYPERSEGELTKLRAAIVCEPSLVQFANHYEFSEMILLGKGEELTGGRNRPALLADVFEAFIGALYLDQGIEAAERFLAEAVFPKVASGFFEEQTDFKSQLQEAIQRVGLGQIEYEIIEERGPAHSREFISRVHIADKLEGIGTGRSKKEAEQQAAKQALLELKNSF encoded by the coding sequence ATGACGAATCAAAAAGGACGTCGTGTCCGAAAAGGACCGTATGTAAAGCGACGGAAAGACTCACGGGCTTTGGCACAAATTGAACAGAAATTCAGCCAGCTTCAAGAACGGCTGGATATTCATTTTGCGAATGTAGAACTATTGAAGCAAGCATTTACGCATTCTTCTTTTGTAAATGAACAACGTGAATCAGACGGAGATAACGAACGTCTGGAGTTTTTAGGCGATGCCGTATTAGAATTGACGGTCTCCAGGTATTTATTTCAGCACTATCCGGAACGTTCCGAGGGGGAATTAACAAAGCTGCGTGCGGCCATCGTGTGTGAGCCGTCACTGGTCCAGTTCGCGAATCATTATGAGTTTTCTGAAATGATTCTACTTGGTAAGGGGGAGGAACTGACAGGAGGAAGAAATCGTCCGGCACTACTAGCGGATGTGTTTGAAGCCTTCATCGGTGCCTTGTATCTGGACCAAGGGATTGAAGCTGCAGAACGATTCCTCGCCGAAGCGGTTTTTCCGAAAGTGGCATCCGGATTTTTTGAAGAACAAACTGATTTTAAAAGCCAGCTCCAAGAAGCGATCCAACGTGTCGGACTGGGGCAAATCGAGTATGAAATCATCGAAGAACGTGGTCCGGCGCACAGTCGTGAGTTCATCTCGCGCGTTCACATCGCGGATAAGCTAGAAGGCATCGGTACCGGTCGTTCGAAAAAAGAAGCCGAACAGCAGGCCGCTAAGCAAGCATTGCTGGAACTTAAAAACAGCTTCTGA
- a CDS encoding DUF1128 family protein, translated as MTIEQMIVDILDKLNIINKGVIKAEQFDGTKNDDLKEIYDFVMMRESLTLAEVDAIVDELKSLKTV; from the coding sequence ATGACAATTGAACAAATGATTGTAGACATTCTGGATAAATTAAACATTATCAACAAAGGTGTCATCAAGGCGGAACAATTCGACGGCACGAAAAATGATGATTTAAAAGAGATTTATGACTTCGTCATGATGCGTGAGTCTTTGACGTTAGCAGAAGTCGATGCTATCGTCGATGAACTGAAATCACTCAAAACCGTTTAA
- the smc gene encoding chromosome segregation protein SMC encodes MYLKRIEINGFKSFASRTELDFLPGVTAVVGPNGSGKSNISDAVRWVLGEQSAKSLRGGKMEDVIFAGSITEHRKQFAEVTLVLDNESGTVALPYQEINVTRRVSRNGDSDYFLNKKPCRLKDVLDLFMDTGLSRDAFAIIGQGRVEQVISGKPEERRAVIEEAAGVLKYRNRKKQAERKLTDTETNLSRVDDILFELGGRIEPLREQASLAKEFLVARERYDFLERGIIATEIQQYKTQLADVSTEIESCQTQLLTEQDRLQDTIATRETQETSLEQTRRLETEMQDRLRLVSNKLVEIEGALNLAKEREKHGAEMKARLEQEVAVAEQRVAQIEQEEQTVLRQQQQTQQLYLDTVAQREQADAALSYSDRDFEKEAEQLRSEAFEVASRLAAATNAYHRAKQDLLHAEEQQISFSKNVGSKQTDRSTYEAETIRLEQQVEELRNRLETLRQEEHAQQDRHRQQQETFRQMEQSIIDLHRRRDKTEDRIEFLESVKADYSGYFGAVKTVLKQRDRIAGIHGAVAELITVPARFEAAIETALGGAMQNVVVDTDVTGRKLIQELRRLNAGRATFMPLSSIQRRELSTSVQESLSGMSGYLGVASNLVTTREDFTKLKDNLLGTTLVVESLEQANAIARSTGHRYRIVTLEGDVVNVGGSMTGGSRKKGTPLFSQSRELEELQTGLKQGQAVIREQERRRDEMRTAITQLAGLLEENIRNIQLVQAQLESVREAWTDAKRSLAVTASELSVHDGQLNRLAEQATEAKTIIATSEQDMEQLTKRQGELRQALDQLKEAQSRGAVAVEELKQQQAEALLEERTISMTRDQIDREVTRLRETLSHAKLERSHKRRDLKHVLEGFDEAKIDALHVEKMQMQQEQTSVEHELTLVTKKIQQAAEDLRLLRIQEAQLTEARQRTTQRLDQARLAQGRLSTRLETRHETLEEMGLVADLIQPLTTSFEEAKEELHLLKRQLEEIGIVNLGAIEEFAEVDQRFTFLSTQRDDLVSAKTDLYAVIEEMDREVVRLFKQTYTAVREHFRETFRELFGGGEADLILVDPTDLLTSGIDIVAKPPGKKLQNLSLLSGGERALTAIALLFAILKTRPVPFCVLDEVEAALDEANVARFGEFVHQLARETQFIIITHRKGTMESADVLYGVTMQQNGISEVLSVKLEEARRTLSEEVEPKGIKK; translated from the coding sequence ATGTACTTAAAACGAATTGAAATCAATGGCTTCAAGTCATTTGCCAGTCGGACGGAGCTCGACTTCCTTCCGGGAGTCACGGCCGTCGTCGGACCAAACGGCAGTGGGAAGTCCAATATATCGGATGCTGTGCGCTGGGTGCTCGGTGAGCAATCAGCTAAATCATTACGCGGTGGGAAGATGGAAGATGTCATCTTTGCCGGAAGTATCACGGAACACCGGAAACAATTTGCGGAAGTCACGCTCGTGCTCGACAATGAGTCGGGGACTGTTGCCTTGCCGTATCAAGAAATCAATGTAACACGGCGTGTCAGCCGGAACGGTGACAGCGATTATTTTTTAAATAAAAAACCATGCCGATTAAAAGATGTTCTGGATTTATTCATGGATACCGGATTGTCGCGTGACGCGTTCGCCATCATCGGTCAAGGGCGGGTCGAACAAGTGATTTCCGGAAAACCGGAAGAACGACGTGCTGTCATCGAAGAGGCGGCAGGTGTCTTAAAATACCGCAACCGTAAAAAACAGGCTGAACGAAAGTTAACAGATACAGAAACAAATTTGTCACGGGTCGATGACATCTTATTTGAACTGGGTGGACGAATCGAACCATTACGGGAACAAGCATCATTGGCAAAAGAATTTTTAGTTGCCCGTGAACGGTACGACTTCTTGGAGCGGGGCATCATTGCAACCGAAATTCAACAATATAAGACACAACTCGCTGACGTGTCGACTGAAATCGAATCGTGCCAAACTCAATTATTGACTGAGCAAGACCGGTTACAAGATACGATCGCAACACGGGAAACGCAAGAAACGTCGCTAGAACAGACACGGCGACTTGAGACGGAAATGCAGGATCGTTTACGGCTTGTCTCGAATAAACTTGTTGAAATCGAAGGGGCATTGAACCTGGCGAAAGAACGGGAAAAACACGGGGCGGAAATGAAGGCGCGTCTGGAACAGGAAGTAGCAGTTGCTGAACAACGCGTAGCGCAAATCGAGCAAGAGGAACAGACGGTGCTGAGACAACAGCAACAGACTCAGCAACTGTACCTCGATACTGTCGCGCAACGGGAACAAGCCGATGCTGCCTTGTCTTACTCCGACCGGGATTTTGAAAAAGAGGCCGAACAATTACGTTCGGAGGCCTTTGAAGTGGCCAGCCGTCTGGCGGCGGCAACGAATGCTTACCATCGAGCCAAACAAGATCTTCTTCATGCAGAAGAACAGCAAATCAGTTTTTCTAAAAATGTCGGGTCAAAACAAACGGACCGATCGACGTATGAAGCGGAAACGATTCGTTTGGAACAACAGGTGGAAGAGTTACGGAACCGTTTAGAAACGTTGCGTCAAGAAGAACACGCACAACAAGACCGACATCGTCAGCAACAAGAGACGTTCCGGCAAATGGAGCAATCCATCATCGATCTCCACCGGCGTCGCGATAAGACAGAAGACCGGATTGAGTTTTTGGAATCCGTCAAAGCAGACTACAGTGGTTATTTCGGAGCCGTCAAAACCGTTTTGAAACAACGGGACCGGATTGCTGGGATCCATGGGGCTGTCGCGGAACTGATTACCGTTCCTGCCCGTTTTGAGGCGGCGATTGAAACCGCTTTGGGCGGAGCGATGCAAAATGTCGTCGTCGATACAGATGTGACAGGTCGGAAACTGATTCAGGAACTACGTCGGTTAAACGCCGGGCGGGCGACATTCATGCCGCTCTCGTCCATTCAGCGTCGTGAACTGAGTACTTCCGTGCAAGAAAGTCTATCGGGCATGTCCGGTTATCTTGGCGTCGCGAGTAATCTGGTCACGACACGAGAAGACTTCACAAAACTGAAAGATAATTTACTGGGGACGACACTGGTCGTTGAATCGCTTGAACAAGCCAATGCGATTGCCCGTTCGACAGGACATCGTTACCGGATCGTGACGCTCGAAGGCGACGTCGTCAACGTCGGGGGATCGATGACGGGAGGCAGTCGGAAAAAAGGAACACCTCTCTTCAGTCAGTCGCGTGAACTGGAAGAGTTGCAGACTGGATTAAAACAAGGTCAGGCTGTCATTCGGGAACAAGAGCGACGCCGTGATGAAATGAGAACGGCCATCACACAACTTGCCGGTTTACTTGAAGAAAACATCCGCAACATTCAATTGGTTCAGGCGCAATTGGAAAGTGTTCGTGAAGCCTGGACAGATGCGAAGCGTAGTCTCGCCGTCACCGCCTCGGAATTGTCGGTCCATGATGGTCAATTGAATCGTCTTGCTGAACAAGCAACCGAAGCAAAAACGATCATTGCAACATCAGAGCAGGACATGGAACAGTTGACGAAACGCCAAGGGGAACTGCGGCAGGCTCTCGATCAGCTGAAAGAAGCGCAATCACGCGGAGCTGTTGCAGTCGAGGAATTAAAACAACAACAAGCAGAAGCATTGCTCGAGGAACGGACGATCAGTATGACACGTGATCAAATCGATCGTGAAGTGACGCGTCTCCGGGAGACACTGAGTCATGCAAAATTAGAAAGAAGTCACAAACGGCGTGACTTGAAGCATGTTCTAGAAGGATTCGATGAAGCGAAGATTGATGCGCTGCATGTTGAAAAAATGCAGATGCAACAAGAACAAACTTCAGTCGAACACGAATTGACGCTTGTGACGAAAAAAATCCAGCAGGCAGCAGAAGATTTACGTCTGTTACGGATTCAGGAAGCGCAATTGACGGAAGCACGTCAGCGGACGACGCAACGCCTCGATCAAGCCCGGCTTGCCCAGGGACGACTCAGCACACGTCTTGAGACACGTCACGAAACACTGGAGGAAATGGGTCTGGTCGCGGATTTGATTCAACCATTAACCACTTCATTCGAGGAAGCCAAGGAAGAATTGCATCTCTTGAAACGGCAACTCGAGGAAATCGGGATTGTCAATCTCGGTGCCATCGAGGAATTTGCCGAAGTCGATCAACGCTTTACGTTTTTGTCGACGCAGCGTGACGATTTAGTCAGTGCGAAAACAGATTTGTATGCCGTCATCGAAGAAATGGACCGGGAAGTCGTTCGGTTGTTCAAACAGACATACACAGCCGTTCGCGAACATTTCCGGGAGACCTTCCGGGAATTGTTTGGCGGCGGGGAAGCCGACTTGATTTTAGTGGATCCAACCGACCTCTTGACGAGCGGTATCGATATCGTAGCCAAACCACCCGGCAAAAAGTTACAAAATCTGTCCTTATTGTCCGGTGGGGAACGTGCCTTGACTGCAATCGCCCTACTATTCGCCATCTTAAAAACACGACCAGTCCCATTCTGTGTCCTTGATGAGGTCGAAGCAGCACTCGACGAGGCGAATGTCGCCCGGTTTGGAGAATTCGTCCACCAACTGGCACGCGAGACACAGTTCATCATTATCACCCACCGAAAGGGAACGATGGAGTCCGCCGACGTCCTGTATGGCGTTACAATGCAACAAAACGGTATTTCCGAAGTATTATCCGTTAAACTAGAAGAAGCGAGACGGACACTCAGTGAAGAAGTAGAACCAAAGGGGATAAAAAAATGA